The following DNA comes from Triticum aestivum cultivar Chinese Spring chromosome 3D, IWGSC CS RefSeq v2.1, whole genome shotgun sequence.
GATACATTTGGACACTCAATCTGATGGTCCACATTCCAAGTGCCCTGAGAAGGCTCTATACTTGCCTGGACTGTAACAATGGGATGCTTGATTATGAACTATTTGCTATCCTTGATTTTAGTTCAAAGAATGTATAAAGGGCCTCTGACGGACGAGATGCGGCCGAAAAGCGGCCGCGCGTTGAGCGCACGGCCGGCGCATCCAGAAATCCGGGCGGATGCCGCCCCATTGCCATCCCCGAACGGATAAAATCTGAACAAAACGGACGTCTGTTTGTGGTCATGCATTGGAGTTGCCCTTAGGCGGGTGCCTCGGATCGGCCAATCCACTCTAGTGGGTGGGATCATTGCATAGAAACCTCTCGCATGGACCACTATGAGCCTTTTTGATTCGCAGGATTCTCAAAGCACACGAATTGAAAAAAAGCATGATTACGTTTTTCGTCCTCTCAATCATATCCTATAAAagtataagactaccatgtgacaCATGTGGTAAACAATCCAAACTATTTAGAAAAAAACATAAGACTACAAAAGTTTGGGCGGAAATGTGTTTGATAGCACATGAATTGTCCCATTAGGTTTGAGGGGTGGGGAATTTTCTCGGAAATAAAGTGTGAATAAACCATAAAGAAATTCCCAAGGATTCAAATCTTGTGAATCAAGCGATTAATGTAGGAAAATTTATCAAGCATCTaagtacatactccctccgtccgaaaatacttatcatcaaaatggacaaaaatggatgtatgtagaactaaaatacatctagatacatcccattttattcattttgatgacaagtatttccggacgtaTGAAGTACATCCTTAAAAAGAAACTATGGAATTCTTTCTTTTAAATAAAAGGAGTGCAAAAGAAAGCGCTGCATTGCAGCTAGGCATGTGCCGGTGGTTTTCGAGCGCAATGCAATCATACTGTGGCATTGCTAGATAGAACACCGGAATGGGATGGGACGAAGAAATCTCGTTGACCGATGAGACCGAGCGGTGGCGGGACCCACGCGCTGACGCTGGTTCTCCCACATCGCACGCCACGAGACACGGACGGACGTACGACCCGCCCGTTGGAGACCATCGCTCCACCCAGCGGAAGGAAGCAGCCTTCTTCCTGTCTGTGTCTGGTACGATTCACAGTCTTTTCTTCATCCTTACTGTATTATTACGTTGATGTGTTTTTATGATTTGTTTGAGGGCAAGAAACCCGTTTTTGCAAGCGAAAATCAAATTAAAAGACCAGAGTATGTACTAGCATCAGTTTATATATTTTCTCTGATAAAAAAGAGCTCTGTGACtagtaaaataaaaatgaaaaagagAGCACCCCTGCTGAAATGGCCTGCACAGTCCCGGCTCCCTCGCCCCGCCCCCCGCCCGCTCGCTCGCTTCCCTAGGTCCCGAAGTGAATTCTTTATTTTAGTATTTTCCCGCCGCTCCCCTCCTCCACCTTCTCGTCTCGACCACTCCGCAGTGTGCCTTGGCCACAGCGACCGCTGCCTACTCACCagagtccaccgccgccgccgccgccgccgcagcctcctCCTCTTCCTTTCATCGGAACGCCAGCCCGCCCCACcgtcctctcctccactcctcagCGGCAGGTAACCTCGCCGCCTCCCTTGCCCCCAAATCTTTCCTCGCGAATCCGAAATCCACCTTCTTTTTTCTTGGAAAAGGAGCCTTGGATTGCCCCTCCCTCCCTCGGATCTTGATCTTGTTGGCTGCGGCCAAGTGATCAAGGTCGACGGCGCGCGGTCTTCAAATTCCTAGGGCTAGGGCTAGGGGTGATGTGCATATCTGTTCAATCTGCCTCGCACTTGTGCCGTTTGGGAGGGAaagcgagggttttctttttctttttctctttcgtCCTTGGCTAGTGTATTCTACGTATGTGGTCTTCAAATTTCCTAAGAGAGATACAGAGATTGTGTTCAATCTGGTCGCTACTTGTCCCGTCCGGGAGGGAAAACATGGGTTTTTGTCCTTAGTTAGTATTGACTTGTTTACCTAGTATTATGTTTTAGAGGCATTGCTTATCTTTGCTAAAATAAGACACTGCATACATATATATGCCAAGCTTAGAATTGATTTCCTTTTTTTTTCCTGTGACCCCAGATGTAATTCTAGATGATATATGTTTGGAGTCTAATAGCAGGGGTTTTCCTTGCCAAAAATAAATAAACCCCAACTACGTTTCAGATGATTTTTCGAGTACATGTACTGTTTTGGAGGCTTGATTTATTTATATAATGCCTTCTGCATCTACAAAAACCAATTAGAAAAAGAAAGATGTATGTTTCTTTATGTTCTTCGTGTCAGAATGAAGGGTTATGTATCAAGAGATTTGTATCAACATGCCTTGCCACCATGCGTGCATCTAGTATGCAGGGGATTTACCTTTTCCTAGATAGTTTGACCTCCTTTCAGTACAAATATATTAAGAGTATTTATGCTATATGCCTGTGCGACAAGTTATCTAGGAGAGCATGTCTCCAGTATCAGTTAGTTTTTATGACTAGAAACAAATGAATAGCCATTTCCCTCAAGTCCTCAACGTTGAGTAGGTTATTTCTGTCGTTGCTGTCAAAATTGGTAAACCCATACTCTGTTAGCTACCAACAAGCTCATGTATATATATTCATGGCGTTCTTCCCATGGTTCTTGCTAATTACCTATTATATGTTATAATAAAATTAAGTATGTCTAGTGATACATAACATTAGTACGTAATTGTTTTTGACTCTTAAATCGACATGTATGTCAGTTGTCAGTTCAGTTGCTGTTCCACAGCAAGCTTCTTAGACTTCTAATTTAGTGACTCAACATATCCATGCGTGTTCATGTCTTCTTTTCCATGGCGGTTGAACTGAGATGGGAAATGGTGAACACACACTGTTCTGGAAAGACTGGTGGCTGCAGGGACATCATATTTGCTGATCTTGCACCCCATCTATTTGCAGCAGTGCCCACTTTACCTTGATGCCCTGTGTTATGTTATCCTAGTAAACCCTAGCATGAGAATGAATGCCATTATTTTCTGAATCAACTTGTGTTGGTGTTTTTCAGGCAGTTTTATGCGCCGACTGCTGTACAAATGGAGTCGTCAAGAAAAAGATGAGTAGGTTCCTCTGACCAAGGATCTTGTTACAAGCTAGGTCAGGGGCATCGATATGTTTTGTGTATTTATGATTCCTTGATTGCTCTACATCTTCTTGTAATCAAGATGGTGCTTCACTTGCAGCTAAAGCTACATTGTTGTACTTCTGTGCAGATTTCAGCCTCACTCAGCACTCATCGAACACCATTTTGAGGAAAGGGGGAAAGATCTTCTAACCTCTTAAAAATTCAGGGATGCCTCCGGTAAGCATCCTCCGTTAGTTTCACTCTCTCCTTAGTGCTTCCTTGGTACGATCCTGAGCTAAGCAAGTTAGCGATTTAGGCAGCTCCTTTTCTTCCGAGATTTTTGGGTGAGAGTCAGGTATTGTTAGCATCAGTTTCCAGTCTTTATATGTCGCTTGTTGGGTGCAACGTCGTTGTAAGAGCATATAAAATGGAAGATGCTTATATACGGACGCATAAAGGGGAACTGTATAACCACAACATCAAGCAAAACATCCGTTTCTATTTTTATTTGCTAGCACTATTTATATCTCTTCGTGGGGTGCTTAGAAAATCATGTTTTATCATTGAACAACAATTTGTTGAGCACCATTTATCTCTAATATTTAATTCATGTTAAAAAACAACAGATTGCATCTGAGAAGCAGATTTTAGACAGATCATATGATCGCGTGCGTGGATCTGTTACCATTGAACGGCGCATAGGCGAGGAATATGTTGCATTTGGTACAGGTTTTGTGATGGTTTCCGATCAGAAGCAAGTCCTGACAAGTGTTCATGAGTCTATAGTCAAGGATGGGGAGAGATTATTTGTTCGCTTCTATGATGATATCCAGATGGAGGCCACCATATTTCTGAGAAACACACCATCCAAGCATGTTGTTCTGAAAGTTAGCCCTCGTCCTCCTCGTAGGCGCCATCATGTCATCTTTAATGAAAATCAAGTTAGAAGACAGAATGTTTTCACAATTTCGGCAGTGGAAAGATTTGATGAACGTGGTTTGATGACTGGCTCGATAAGGTACATACTTGCATTTGAATATAGCACTACTCTTCTTGGGATCAAGTTCTTGCTAACATGTTTTTTGTGATAGCATTCCAAACTGCGAAGCAGTCCGACCAGATGGGACTATTGTGTACGGGAGCCAGAATTTATTTGTTATGAGTTGCCCCATGGGAGGACCGAAAGTTAAAGGAGAACCAAATGGAGAGGACTTGCAATTAGTCGGTGCCGCGGTATTCGACATGGACGGTCTAGTAATTGGCACAGTTGATCGAGTTGACATGTCTGCGTTTGATATAAAATATGCAATTAAAACAAGTTCATTTCTGAATGATCTGGAAAGTTTGTTGAAGGATATTGATGATACGGTAACTTGTTCTTCTCTAAATTTGTTCAATTAGAGAAAACGAAGTTGAAGTTTCGGTTATAGGTCTATGTTTGCAGATTGTTCTTTCGAAGGATCAACAAGGCTTCAGCAAAGGCGCTGGAACGAGCAAGCAGGGAGGTAGTGTGGCGGGATCAAGTAGAAAGAGGTAGATGCATATAGTCTTAGTACACATGTCTGTATTGCATCCTCAATCGCGCATATGAACTTTCGGTTGTGTTATTAGAAAGAGGTGGATGCATATAGTCTTAGTACACATGCATGTATTGCATTTGCATCGTGAATCACGCATATGAACTTTTCAGTTGTGTTATTTTTAGGGGCCGTGATGATCCACCTGGAGGTGGAGGTGGCAGGAGGACAGGAGGTGGCACGTTGAGGGAAGAAGGTTTATGCATGGACCAACTCAAAGTGAACTTGGAGGTGGCCAACGAAGAAAAATTGAGGCTACTCAAGTATCCAGTCCAAGGTGACAGGGATGTTGGAAGAAAAGAAGCAATGCGATGGGAACTCATTAGGCTCGTCACTCGAGAATTGGATGACCAACAGTCGGGCTCCCTATCTTCACCAGGTATTGCCGTTCGTTTCCTGTTTTGTTTGATTCTTGAGTGAAGCATTGTCGCTTTTCTTGTGGCTGTTGGTGAATATACAACAAAGACTTGCACTTTCGAGAGAACTCCATACCTTCTTTTAGGATATGAAAATTTCAACTTCTTGACCTTTTAGATACGCTGGTGGTCGCTGCTGCTGTGTTTCACCTATTTAATCTATGTTGTGAgtaccaaacattgttcaaaccaGCTGTGGTTGACCTCACATAACAAAATTATTACTAGAGATAACCTGATGAAACGACAGAGCTTGACTTATGTCTCTTGCACCTTCTGCTCTGAACCTGAGTCTTCTGGCTCATCTGTGTTTTGAATGTGTTGTGTTGAAACTTACGTGGCAAGTGATTTCTAAACTCATCCAGATAGAGGTGTGCTGAACTAGAGAATGTGGCTAGATCATGGATTAGACAGAAAGCATGCTGTCGTAAACATGATAACTTCTGCTGTTCTGTGGAATATGTTGAAAACTAGTAATGACATATTCTGGTTGGCTGCTGTGGTATGCGATGCAGGTGATATGGCAGCGCCTCTTGCATCTGCTAAAGCGCCGGGCTCTACTGTGGCCCCTGACTTCGAGGCAGCTGCTGGAACAATGCACACACGCTTTGGAAAAGAAAATAGGGGAGATTCCCTGGTTAAGCTGCGCTGAAGAAACAAAGAATCACTGTGAGGCTGAAGAATCAGAGAATCACCGTCAGGCTGTTGGGGTCCTGGGATGCCTGAATTGCAACATTCACGCTTGATTTGGCTACACTTGCAGGCATCTTGGTGCTATTTTGGTGTGATTTGCGAGCATGCGGTGGTTACGCATGAACTTTGCTTTATTTCTAAAGTTTGTGATGCCTTCGGTTTGATGAAAACCAAGGGACCATTTTATGCTTCTAGAAACAGAGAGGCTAATATCTGCTagattttcataaaagtgaattaGCCTCTAATTATTGTTCTGTTGTCCAATTGCCTTTGCGGTGAGAAGATTTGTCATCGATGGAGACGAGTAGTAAACCATGAGTTTTTTTCCATGTTTAGTTGCAAAATTTAATGAACTGCAACAGGAAATTATATGCCCCGGAATTAACCAAAGTCATTAAATTCATGGCcccattagggcatctccaatactAGCATATATCTAAATTTCGTAAACTAAAAATGGATTTAGGAATATGACAGAGAAGAACCAGGGAATCCTTTTTTGCTCTTCTCCAACTGCACACCTAAAAATGGTTATCTTTCATCTCATTGGTCCTATCTCTATTCCAGTTGTGCAAATACACTCTAAATAAACTCTACAACGCAGGGAAAAATGATTCAAACATTTTTCAGCGGGCACTGAACATTTGCAAGAATAATTTATGAATTCAAAAGTTCAATTCAAATCTGAATTCTAACATAAATCATAGTCCATCGTCAAAACAAGGCATACATGGTCTCATCAAACAAACATGGAGGAAACACAAACAAGCAGGAAGCAAAGATCACCCGTGCCAACCATGGTATGCCCACAATTCCTCCACAGGACCATCTTCTGATTGGGAATGTCGGTCCTCGATCTCTTTGTGGGTTTGAATGTATCTTTTTATGTGGTCTTCATTCCTACGatcgtcctcatcctcgtcctcgtcctccccATCTACTCGTACACATAGCTCACCACTTGTACATGCCCGTCCTTAATGATCATATTGCATATGATCACACACGATGTGATGATCCTCCAGAGCTTCTTCTTACGGAATATAGCAACAACTAATATAGAACGGGTGGagtagcatttaaaaaatgttcacacagttaaaaaaatatatacatgacatttaaaaatgttcatataaTTTAAAAATATTGCATATCATTCAAAAATATTTACGTTGCATTTAGTAAAAAGGTTCACATATTTCAAAATAAATGTTCGTAATATTTAAGAAAAAAGTTATGTACAATCAAATAAAATTGTTCGCGTGTTTTAAAAAGATGTTTCATATCATTTAGGAAAAAATCAAagtgtatttgaatttttttaacacATATTCAATTTTTGTTTTCAaaacatgtatatgaaaaatggTAATCATGCATACAAATGTTTTAGATGTATAGGAAAAGTATATGAAAAAAATAGACAGGAAAAACATATATTGTAAAAAACTTTGATAATTTTGTAAAATATAAACGTTTACAAAATCAATATTCCTGATGTACAAAAAAAATGTACTATATGAACGAAAACGTAGACATGTGTTGGAAAAACAAAATAAcaacaaagaaagaaaaaacaaagaaaaccaaaactacccaaagaaaaaagaagaaaaaagtacAAAACCAAAAAAAAGATGGAAATCGATGGAAAAAACAAAAAACCGATAAAAACATGGAGAAAAAACTTGAGCCATGGTCGCTACTAGCCGTCCCACTCCCTCGTGCCCAGAGGTGAGACCGAGTTAAGTGATCAAAGCTTTTTTAAATACATGTGCAAGAGCCGACGAAGGGTCTGTGATAGTTGTGCTCATTTATGTTGGTTTCGGATCTTAGTTAATGTGCCTTTATTGAGAGGGAGAACGTTTATTATCAGCTGCGTGCGATCAGCCGCCTGATAATGACCTCTTCgaatgcaaaggtgcttagattagatgctaagtatattaaatgtcttagcaactcaagtccTCTATGTACAAGTGCTAAGTTTCCTGCATTTAACTAGTTGTAGACTTAGAATGGTGATTCCACCTAGATACATGTTTTTAATGTTAAGAATAAACCGACGTCATTAGCGCTAATCGTCGTTAGGATTCGTCACGTATGTCCAAAGCGCCGTACAGACGTGAACGTCCGTACGGGTGTCTTCTCGCGCCAACATGCGCCTATTGTAAACAGACGCCTCTTCGAAGGCGCCCCAAATCCTTGTATAAATAAGGCTTTGCCCACAATCAATAAACACAAGTTTCCATCTAATTCTTACACATTATCAGCACGTGTTCTACCGACAGAGCCATCGAGACAGATGAGGAGGTGAGATGGAAGGGATGAACCTGCATAGAATCGCCTCTGCCCTTGTTCTCATTGGACGGGAGATCCGTCGATCTGCAAGACGCCACAGTGCTGGTGTTTATCACCCTTGGGGCCCAGGAAACGGCCGCCGTGGTCGCCATGGCCGTCGTGGTCGCCATggcagcctgatacgtctccaacgtatctataatttttgattgttccatgctattatattatctcttttggatgtttaatgagctttaatatgcttttttatattatttttaggactaacctattaaccggaggcccagtgccagtttctgtttttttgcctattctagagttttacataaaaggaataccaaaccgagtccaaacggaacgaaaccttcgcgaggatctttcttggaccgaaagcaaaccaggagacttggagttgaaataTGGAACgccacgaggaagccacaaggcaggagggcgcgcccccaccgtcgtgggcccctcgtagctccaccgacgtacttctttcgcctatgtatactcttataccctagaaacatcagggagagccacgaaatatcccatcttggggccttttccggcgatctgccggagggggaatcgatcacggagggcttctacatcaacaccattgcctctccaatgaagcgtgattagtttaccacagaccttcgggtccatagttattagctagatggcttcttctctctctttgattctcaatacaaagttctcctcgatgttcttggagatctattcgatgtaatactcttttgcggtgtgtttgccgagatccgttgaattgtggatttatgaacaagattatctatgaatattagttggttcttctctgaattcttatatgcatgatttg
Coding sequences within:
- the LOC123073934 gene encoding uncharacterized protein; its protein translation is MPPIASEKQILDRSYDRVRGSVTIERRIGEEYVAFGTGFVMVSDQKQVLTSVHESIVKDGERLFVRFYDDIQMEATIFLRNTPSKHVVLKVSPRPPRRRHHVIFNENQVRRQNVFTISAVERFDERGLMTGSISIPNCEAVRPDGTIVYGSQNLFVMSCPMGGPKVKGEPNGEDLQLVGAAVFDMDGLVIGTVDRVDMSAFDIKYAIKTSSFLNDLESLLKDIDDTIVLSKDQQGFSKGAGTSKQGGSVAGSSRKRGRDDPPGGGGGRRTGGGTLREEGLCMDQLKVNLEVANEEKLRLLKYPVQGDRDVGRKEAMRWELIRLVTRELDDQQSGSLSSPGDMAAPLASAKAPGSTVAPDFEAAAGTMHTRFGKENRGDSLVKLR